TGAAAAAACTCACTGCATACACCGCAGAAAAACGCAGATTAGGTCGAGATATTAGCTTATCGGGAATTTATGCTGCACTACACCTTGAAGGCGTTCAACGAGTGGAATTACTCGCACCAACAGCCGATATTGTTTTGCCTAGCTCAAAATCAGGCTATTGCACAAATATTAATATTGAGATTGTAGTAAGTGATGATTACTAGTCACCTATTGCCAACTGGTTCAACAAAACTGGAGAAACGAGCCGCAGAAATTTTAAAAAGTGCGGTTGAAAATCCAGTCATTATTGCTGACTTGATCAACCCTGACAAATGCCCATCGGAGCTTCTTTCCTATTTGGCGTGGGCATTTTCGGTGGACAAGTGGGATGAAGATTGGAGCGAAGAAGTTAAACGCATTGCCATTAAACAATCTTTTTTCGTGCATAAACACAAAGGCACCATTGCCGCCGTAAAACGAGTGATCGAACCAATAGGCTATCTTGTCGAATTAAAAGAATGGTTCAATCAAAAACCGCAAGGCAAAGCCGGCAC
This portion of the Haemophilus parainfluenzae T3T1 genome encodes:
- a CDS encoding phage tail protein I, giving the protein MITSHLLPTGSTKLEKRAAEILKSAVENPVIIADLINPDKCPSELLSYLAWAFSVDKWDEDWSEEVKRIAIKQSFFVHKHKGTIAAVKRVIEPIGYLVELKEWFNQKPQGKAGTFSVTVEVPETGLNEQTYNELVRLINDVKPVSRHLSQLAIAISPTGTMNTFFGQQTGEIISVYPI